ATGTTGATTTCCTCAAGGTCACGGTAGAAGAAGCCGACTGGTTGTTCAACACTAGAGAACCCGCCGTGATTACCCACCAACTTGACCACCTAGAAGGGCTGTTGGTCACCGATGGCGATCGTGGCTGCTGGTATAGCATAGTCGGTCACCAGGGTCATATCCCTGCCTTTACCGTCAAGGTTGTAGACACCACGGGTGCAGGAGATGGATTTGTAGCAGGTTTTCTTCACCAACTCTGCCATCGAGGACTTTCCTGTTTGCGAGATGCTACTACGGTGCACCACATTGTTCGTTATGCCAGTGCCGTTGGAGCACTCACCACCACTAGAGCCGGAGCGATCGCTGCCCAACCCACTGCGGCTGAGGTAGATGCATTTTTAGCCACCGCACCATCCGATCCTATTACCTAGAAAAGGCTAGTGAGCAGAACCCCTGACGCTAGTGGCGCAACATCTCAGGCCATTGCCTCCAATACTGCTAATTCTATCGGTTGCAGCATAGAACACAGGCAAGCTAGCGATCGACGGCTAGCTAGCTAAGCACAGCATCGGCTGGTAGAGGATTTTGTTAATGGGGTTTAATCGGGGATTGGTCTAGTGACAAAATCTCATTATCCAAGCCGGTGCCAACCAGAAATCATCGAGCACCTCTCCTGAAGCCGTGAAGTGGATGTGACTCTAAGTGAACGTGGCAATGTCAGGAACGATCAGCCAACTGTCATCAACATTGTGATCAACAATTGTCAAAGGTACAACGCGATTCAAGTAAGGCTACAGCAACGCAACTCCTCCCGGCAATATTGGGGAGGTCTCTATGAACACATCAAAAGTAAGAGGCGCCATTGGCGCTGTATCCTCAGAGAGCCAAGCTCAAGAGCCTGCCTACAATCTTAGCTCAGGCACACCTAACAGTGTTGTGTCAACATCCAGACACTGCTCAGTAAACCGTACTAAGTGGCTAAACCCCTATGGAGCTAAGCGGACTCGAACCGCTGACCCCTGCAATGCCATTGCAGTGCTCTACCAACTGAGCTATAACCCCTCAAGCACTCGAAAGTGCATTAACTATAATGCCTTGTTGCTTTGCTGTTCGTCAAGCAGGAGTTGTCGATTGAACTGGGGATAAACGACTCGCCGCAGTCTGAAGAATAGTTTGTAAGACTGCTACATGGCGATTTTGTTGGAAGACAGCTTGTAGGCGCTGGCTGAGAGCTGCGATTGTCAAGGGATTTTCTGCCCGCAAATTCACTACTAGGCTTTGGTCTTGGAAATAGTCCATCAAACTTAAGCCTGCTAGGCGTGTGAGGTAGGCAGCGCTAGCCCCTTGCAGCAACCCACCCACTACAAATGTTGCAGCATTACTCTTTAGCAAGTTCCCTAGCAACTGAGTGGACAGTTCTACCAGGCCTAGCTTGACAAGTAGGGATGCTAAGGTTGTGGCTACGACCTGTGCTTGCTGTAGGGATAGGTGTTGTTGATAAATAGCACTTAAATCTAGTACCAACTGGGCAGTGATGGCTCCTGTTGCTAGCAAATCTAGAGCTGGAACCGGGTTGGCGAAGGCAGCAGCAGCGGCTATCCATTGATAGTTGTCTAGCAGGGGCAAAGCTCGATCGCGCCGTACTTGGTTAAGGGCCGTCTGAGCTTCTTGGTGGAGTGCTAGCGCAGACCTGACAACCGTTGCCCATACTAGCAGGTTGTTGTCTTGGGTCAACAGAGCTTGTAAGCGCTGTGTCAAACCATGCAAGTCTGGAGTCGGAGTTTCTAGCCATTCATCGATAGAGCCATCTGGTTGATAACGCCGTACTTTCAGGGGGTTGGGTTTGGCTGCGATTGCAATAACATCCTCAGCTTGGGGAACAGGTAGCGGATAAGGAGTTGCCGTTGGTTGCTGCTGAGCTAGTTGCACAATGTAGTGCTGCAAGCGATCGATGAGCAAGGGCCGATCGTTAGGC
This genomic stretch from Cyanobacteriota bacterium harbors:
- a CDS encoding DUF697 domain-containing protein produces the protein MRRPLLMGGVSLSVGLWLLDWIHHSLLEVGGVAVLTAIATGTGVWLWQRQKNSVVPASIAPQLTRELVEQALTRVTAVVNTLTAELELLPTASRPDFNPLVLALRNRLTALTTDCDRTTIGIAVMGSKGSGKSTLISLLASPQTFASPRRLVLQEIPASITQGNGDQPLIGNFVADLTLFLTTGDLTASEHRVLQELVATHQRVLLVLNKCDQYLPNDRPLLIDRLQHYIVQLAQQQPTATPYPLPVPQAEDVIAIAAKPNPLKVRRYQPDGSIDEWLETPTPDLHGLTQRLQALLTQDNNLLVWATVVRSALALHQEAQTALNQVRRDRALPLLDNYQWIAAAAAFANPVPALDLLATGAITAQLVLDLSAIYQQHLSLQQAQVVATTLASLLVKLGLVELSTQLLGNLLKSNAATFVVGGLLQGASAAYLTRLAGLSLMDYFQDQSLVVNLRAENPLTIAALSQRLQAVFQQNRHVAVLQTILQTAASRLSPVQSTTPA